GGAGACACTAAGTTATCACGATTTAAGTTTAGTAATAAAATTTGGAGTTCAGTTTGGACTGTGGGGAATGAGTGTTCAATCTTTAGGAACAGAAAAACATTACGCTAAATATCTAAAAGATATTGGTTCGCTAAAACTTCCGGGCTGTTTTGCCATGACCGAAACACATCACGGATCGAACGTAAAAGGTTTGGAAACTACAGCAACTTACAATCATATCGATCAGACTTTTACCATTCATACACCAAATAAAAACGCTCAAAAAGAATATATTGGAAATGCAGCTGTTCATGGACAAATGGCAACTGTTTTTGCTAAATTAATTATTGACGATCATGATTATGGTGTAAATGCATTTGTGGTTCCGTTACGTGATCCTAATGGAAATGTTGTAGAAGGTGTTACGATTGGCGATTGCGGTCATAAAATGGGATTAAATGGTGTTGATAACGGAACCATTAGTTTCGACAACGTTGTGATTCCGAAGGATAATATGCTGGATCGTTTTGCTTCTGTCAATGATAAAGGCGAATTCGAAAGTCCTATTCCGAGTGATAACAGACGATTTTTTACCATGTTAGGAACTTTGGTTGGAGGAAGAATCGGGATTCCGCGTTCGGCTCTGGCTGCGGCTAAATCTGGACTGACAATTGCCATTCGCTACAGCGATCAAAGAAGACAATTTGGACCAGAAGGTGGATCTGAAGTTCCGATTTTAAACTACAGAATGCATCAACGCAGATTGTTGCCGCATTTAGCCAAAACATACGCCGTTCATTTTGCGCTTCAATATCTAACAAATAGATTTTTAAATAGAACAGAAGCCGAAATGCAGGAAATTGAAGCTTTAGCAGCGGGAATGAAATCGTATTCTACTTGGAGTACGAGAGATATTTTGCAGGAATGTCGTGAAGCGTGCGGCGGAAAAGGCTATTTGTCTGAAAACCGAATTGATGCACTTAAAAATGATACCGAAATTTACACGACTTTTGAAGGCGATAATACGGTTTTAATGCAATTGGTAGCCAAAAATCGTTTGGCAGAATTCAGAAAATCGTTTGGAGAAATGGGTTCTTTAGGGATTATTAATTATGTGTATGAAAATGCTAAAACTGCAATTACAGAAAAGAATCCAATTGCAACAAGAAAAACAGACGACGAACATTTATTAGACAGCGAATTTCATTTACAAGCCTTTGTTCACCGAGAAAAAACAATTCTAGCTTCGGCAGCGAGACGTATTAAAAAATTGGTTGATGGCGGATTAGAAGCGTATGATGCTTTTAATGTCGTACAGCATCAGATGATAGATGTTGCTCAAGCCTATTTAGAAAGAGTAGTTTTAGAACAATTTCAAATTGCCATAAAAGCAGTTGAAGATGAATCTTCAAAAGCAATTTTGACTAAATTGAATCAGTTGTATGCACTTTCTCAAATCGAAAAAAATAAAGCATGGTATCTGGAAGACGGTTATATGGAGGCGGTAAAAACCAAAGCAGTACGTAAAATGGTTAATCAGCTTTGTTGGGACATTCGTCCAGATGCAGTAGCTTTAGTAAATGCATTTGATATTCCTGAAAGCTGTTTAGCTGCGCCGATTGCAGTATAATATTGATAAAAAAGCCTTTTTAATTTAAAATGAAAAAAGGCTTTTTTTTATATCAAACTTAAAATGAGATAAATTTCTTTATATCAAAACCGCTAAATTGATTTGCTATTAAAATAACTTTCTTTTTCAAAATCTTGAATATTCATAGAAATGGAAGGAACTTGCGGCAGTAAGTCTTTCAATTTAGTAACAATTACTTTCGATAAATTACCTTTCTGTTCAGCATTTCTGCCTTCCATGATATAACCAAAAACGTGAATAAAATCGTCTTGAGTATTTCCATTATTATAATCTGAAAAAGCATGGATACGAACTTTAATTTCTGGTGCAGTAAAAAGATTTGTTGATAAGGCAGCCTCAAAAACTTCCTGCATTATTTCGGCTGTAGTTTTTAATCTCGTTACATTTTCAGAACAATCAATAATAAAATTTGGCATTTGTTTTTAGCTTAGGTTAGACATTCAGTTCA
The Flavobacterium humidisoli DNA segment above includes these coding regions:
- a CDS encoding acyl-CoA dehydrogenase; amino-acid sequence: MKNTKLQAFTPLFYLVWSDDLLTQKEFATLKEFINSLTVLSEEEKEYLLSKVDILNPPSRNELTQWKLDIETSIQDKSSIKSIFDIAKALSGNDLDLTPIESDFKKLENDLGILGEEALQNFKTKAGSFTANSHTDASFDIQKITQLLDGKEAAIIKRVKSVISRPEFAYETSTDINVFRQTVYKWCKILADENLGNMAYPKQYGGGENIADYFAIMETLSYHDLSLVIKFGVQFGLWGMSVQSLGTEKHYAKYLKDIGSLKLPGCFAMTETHHGSNVKGLETTATYNHIDQTFTIHTPNKNAQKEYIGNAAVHGQMATVFAKLIIDDHDYGVNAFVVPLRDPNGNVVEGVTIGDCGHKMGLNGVDNGTISFDNVVIPKDNMLDRFASVNDKGEFESPIPSDNRRFFTMLGTLVGGRIGIPRSALAAAKSGLTIAIRYSDQRRQFGPEGGSEVPILNYRMHQRRLLPHLAKTYAVHFALQYLTNRFLNRTEAEMQEIEALAAGMKSYSTWSTRDILQECREACGGKGYLSENRIDALKNDTEIYTTFEGDNTVLMQLVAKNRLAEFRKSFGEMGSLGIINYVYENAKTAITEKNPIATRKTDDEHLLDSEFHLQAFVHREKTILASAARRIKKLVDGGLEAYDAFNVVQHQMIDVAQAYLERVVLEQFQIAIKAVEDESSKAILTKLNQLYALSQIEKNKAWYLEDGYMEAVKTKAVRKMVNQLCWDIRPDAVALVNAFDIPESCLAAPIAV
- a CDS encoding 5-carboxymethyl-2-hydroxymuconate Delta-isomerase: MPNFIIDCSENVTRLKTTAEIMQEVFEAALSTNLFTAPEIKVRIHAFSDYNNGNTQDDFIHVFGYIMEGRNAEQKGNLSKVIVTKLKDLLPQVPSISMNIQDFEKESYFNSKSI